The window CGGAGCCGCACCCCCTGGTGGAAGACCTGGACACGCTCCCCTGGCCCGCCTACGACCTCCTGGAGATGGAGCGCTACTTCCGGGCCAACTCGGCAAGAACGAGCCCGAAACACCGGCGCGTGGTCCAGCTCTTCACCAGCCGCGGCTGCCCCTGGCACTGCTGCTACTGCCACGACCTCTTCGGGAAGCGCTTCCGCGGCCGAAGCCCTGAGAACGTCGTCGCGGAGATGAAGATGCTCCAGGAGACGTGGCGCATCCGTGAGTTCATGATCGACGACGACGTGTTCAACTTCGACATTCGCCGCGCAAAGCGCATTTTCGAACTGATCCCGGCGGAAGGGGTCAAGGCCACGTTCCAGTTCAACAACGGGTTGCGGCTCGAGCACTTCGACGAGGACCTGGTGCGCAGGATGGCGGCGGCGGGGACCCACTTCATCGCCGTGGCCATCGAGTCGGCTTCCCCGCGAATTCAGAAGATGATCCGCAAGCACGTCCACCTGGACCGCGCCGCCCGCACCCTCTCCTGGATGCGGAAGTACGGCATCCGGACCCTCGGCTTCTTCATGCTGGGCTTCCCCACCGAGACCCGGGAGGAGATCGAGGAGACCATCCGCTGCGCCGCGGCGCTGGACCTGGACGAGGCCCTCTTCAGCATCGCCACCCCCTACCCCGGGACGGAGCTGAGCCGGCAGGTGGACGCGATGGGACTCTACGACCCCGACCGGGTCAGCCTGGGCGGCGAGGGGTTCTCGGCGCTGAAGACGGACCAGTTCGACTTCGCCACCCTCAAGGACTTCCAGCGGCGCGCCTACCGCACCTTCTTCCTGGCGAAGGGGCGCTGGCTCCGCATGCTGCCGCGCCTGCTCAACGTCCGCACCTCGTGGAAGTACCTCAAGGCCATCGAGCGCAACTTCCTCCCCGCCCGCCGCGGCAGGGGCACAAGGATCAGCTGAGATGAGCGATTTCAAAGCAAAGCGTTTCACTTACCGGGAATCCGTGCCGCTCGCCGCACCGGCGGACGAGGCCTTCCCACTCCTGTGCCCGGTCCGGGAGCCCGAGTGGCTGGACGGGTGGAGTTGCGACCTGCTCTACACCGACTCCGGCGTCGTGGAGGAGGGCTGCGTCTTCATCACCCACGCCCCGGGCGAGGACCCCACCTACTTCGTGACCACCGTCCACGACCCGGCCGACCGCCGGGTGGTCTTCGTCCGGCTCACGCCCGGGCAGAAGGTCATTCTCATGGAGTTGCGCGTGGATCCCGGCGACGGGGGCGCATCCCGCCTCACCGGCGCCTTCACGGTGACCGCCCTCGCCCCGGACGGGAACGCCCTGGTCGATGAACTGAGAGCGACCGGGGGCCGCGCCCTGAGCCTGCTCACCCGGAAACTGGCGGCTTGTCTCGAGCACTTCGTCCGGACGGGAACGTGCCTTCCCCGCTCCGCGTGGCCCCGGTGAAATCCGGTCACGTCGGTCACGGAAGCGGGTGGAAGCGCAGGCCGGGAACCCGCCATGCATGCACGTGCATGCCCGTGCAAGCGCAACCCGCGTTCGGAAGTCAAGCGAAACTCCGTTTGTGCCCTTTTACCTAGCCATCACCCAGGGAGCGGTAGTACAATTTTGACGCGGTCGCAAAAAGTACCATCACCCTCCGGGTGATGGCTCAAACAAAGGCGTTACAGACACTTTCCGGTCCGTCTTCCGACTTGTTGCGAACCCGTCATTGTTGATTCTGTCAAATACGATTTGCATTTCTCCGTGCCTCAGTGCCTCCGTGAGAGAAAAGGATCTTTTGCAGAACCGTCAATTTTAAAGGTCGGTGATGTTCCGCTTGAACCTATTTTTATTCGGGCCGTCCAATCAGTAGGGGCTTTCTCAGCCTCGAAGGGGGAACCATGAGCAAGAACCACCGCAACCGTCGTCTCCTCGTCCTCGCCTGCCTGCTTCTCCCGGCCTCCGTGCAGATGGCCCTGGGGGAAATCACCCCGTCCGACCCGACGGCCCGCAACCTGGAGGCCCGTTCCGACCCACCCCCGGCGAAGGCCCTCCTGCCGCCGGAAAAACTGGAGAGCCTGGTCGCCCCGATCGCGCTCTACCCGGACCCGTTGCTGGCCCAGGTCCTGGCGGCTTCCACCTACCCCCTGGAGCTGGTGGAAGCCTCCCAGTGGCTGACCGCTCACCCCGGCCTCGCGGGCGAAGCCCTGACGAAGGCCGCCCGGAAGGAGAACTGGGACCCGAGCGTCCAGGCCCTGGTCGCCTTCCCCGACGTGCTGAAGCGGATGACGGAAAACGTCAAGTGGACCACCGACCTCGGCGACGCCTACCTCGCCCAGGAGAAGGACGTCATGGACGCCGTCCAGCGCCTCCGGCTCGAGG of the Acidobacteriota bacterium genome contains:
- a CDS encoding DUF3300 domain-containing protein, with the protein product MSKNHRNRRLLVLACLLLPASVQMALGEITPSDPTARNLEARSDPPPAKALLPPEKLESLVAPIALYPDPLLAQVLAASTYPLELVEASQWLTAHPGLAGEALTKAARKENWDPSVQALVAFPDVLKRMTENVKWTTDLGDAYLAQEKDVMDAVQRLRLEAKEAGKLESGKEQEVRTKVVEKRTIVEIVPDDPEIVYVPVYDPVVIWGSPVYYDYPVLYYPPRPAYADYWISFGAGVALGCFFAGWNDWYGWGWPAWGWGWGWPYWSCNWGWG
- a CDS encoding cobalamin-dependent protein (Presence of a B(12) (cobalamin)-binding domain implies dependence on cobalamin itself, in one of its several forms, or in some unusual lineages, dependence on a cobalamin-like analog.) → MNVLLVRAKPDFTDMIYGLPVGLAFVAAHARQAGHRVAVADLALSRSTTEADERLISRLRETKPDVVGFTAMTVEYRSAARAARLVREHLPSATVVFGGQHPTVRAAETAAEPFCDGVVRGEGEEVFTALLGGLESGADLSKLRGLAFRRDGEVVLTEPHPLVEDLDTLPWPAYDLLEMERYFRANSARTSPKHRRVVQLFTSRGCPWHCCYCHDLFGKRFRGRSPENVVAEMKMLQETWRIREFMIDDDVFNFDIRRAKRIFELIPAEGVKATFQFNNGLRLEHFDEDLVRRMAAAGTHFIAVAIESASPRIQKMIRKHVHLDRAARTLSWMRKYGIRTLGFFMLGFPTETREEIEETIRCAAALDLDEALFSIATPYPGTELSRQVDAMGLYDPDRVSLGGEGFSALKTDQFDFATLKDFQRRAYRTFFLAKGRWLRMLPRLLNVRTSWKYLKAIERNFLPARRGRGTRIS
- a CDS encoding SRPBCC family protein; the protein is MSDFKAKRFTYRESVPLAAPADEAFPLLCPVREPEWLDGWSCDLLYTDSGVVEEGCVFITHAPGEDPTYFVTTVHDPADRRVVFVRLTPGQKVILMELRVDPGDGGASRLTGAFTVTALAPDGNALVDELRATGGRALSLLTRKLAACLEHFVRTGTCLPRSAWPR